In Thermogemmata fonticola, the DNA window GCCGACTAGCGGTTGAAGAAAAAGCCACCGCCTTAATCATCCCGACCGTAACGGGTCGAACAGCCCGACTGGTCGCCCGCCATCGACCCTGGGTGAGGATTATAGCGGTGGCAAGCCGGCAGGCGGTTCTCCAACAATTGACGTTGAGTTGGGGAGTGACGGGTGTGCTGATGCGCCCGGTGACGGTAGGACAAGACCGCATGGCGGCCGCTGTCGCGGACGCCTTTGCCGCCGGTGTTGTTACTCTAGGAGAGCGTGTCGTCGTCATGGCAGGTCACCCTATCGAAGGCGGGCCACGCCATCCGACGTTGCGATTGCTCCGTGTCGGCCCAGCAGGTCAACCCGCCGAACCCTGAACACCCCATTTCCAGGGAAGTTTTCGCCAGTCGAAACAAGATCAACACCTACAGCAAGGGTAACGATCCGACACATTGTAGATATTGCGCGCATCATCTTGACCCCTTGGGTATGCTGGGGGATGGCTCGGACCCATTCTCATGGAGGGTTGACCAGCACTTTGGCCGAATTAGCTCACACACTGACGCACACCGTCGAGGAGCGACCCGGCCATGAGGCAAACCCCGCCTGCCCTCCTCCGCTTGGAATGCCTGGAAAGTCGGGAAGTTCCCGCAGGGATGGTGGAAACATTCGACTCCACCGCACCACCCCTTTTGCCGGACAACTGGAGTAGCAGTAACGAACCCGCTGCTTCCTTCCGTACAGCCAACTCCGCGGGGATCAACGGCAGTATCGGCCTACTTAGCAGTGCGAGCAGTAGTCGCAGCGGGGGCTGGACTGGACCACTGCTCACTCTGCCTGCTGACACAGCGGTGGCCGCTAGTGTGTTGGCTAGCACTCTCGTGCCCGTGTATGTCTTCGTCCGCGGTACGAACATGGACTCAGCCACTCCCAGTTACCTCGCGGTGAGTGTCACGCGTGGACTGAATGTCGAAGTGCTGGAAGTGATCGATGGCCAGGCCACGGTATTGGGAAAAGTCAGCAATACCCCGGCGGCGTATCTCTCAAATCGGTGGGTTCAGGTTTGGCTTCGACCACAGGGAACAACACTGCAGGTGCAGGTGGTGCGTCTGGATACTGGACAATATCTGACCGCTCAAGGAACCTGGAGTAACACTGAAACCAGTGCCTTGACCGTCACCACCCGCTGGTGTCCTAAGACCGGAAGCATAGGAATCGGACGCCTGCCTCGTTATACCGGAGATGTCGCCATCGATGATTTTCTCTGGCAAATCCCTCAACCTCCGGGTGTATTTGAGAACTTTGATCGCGTCCCAGAGGGTGCCTTGCCGGAGGGCTGGCAGCCGGTCGTGACCGGGGCAGCAAGAAGTTGGGCCGTCACATCGGCCCGCGCTGCCAGTCTGCCTCGTGCCTTAGCCAGTGAAGGCGGCTCAACTACCGCTGCCGCTATTGGACCTGACATCAACTGGCCCGCAGATGTCGCCGCCTCAGCCCTGATCTATGCAGATAGCCTCATCCCTGCGCGGGTGTTTATCCGGGGTAGCGGTTGGAACAGTAGCACTCCCACCTACTATGCCGCTCAATTGCGCCGGGGCGTCGAAGTGTCGCTGATCCGCGTCGCCCAAGGGCAGGAGGTGGTTTTGGGCACCCTTCGGTCTCAGCAGTGGCTGAGCCATCAATGGGTCCGCCTCCAAGTGAGCGCCATCGGGGACCGCCTGCGCGTGGCTGTCATCCGCGAGGATACGCAACAGTGGCTCTCGGCGGATGGAAGCTGGTCAGATACTCCAGACTTCGCTCTGGAGATACGCGATGGAACGCTGCCTTCCGGAGGGCAGGCTGGTCTGATCCGAGCTGCGGCCTATGCTGGCACTCTGGTCTTCGACGATTTCCGCGCTCATGCCCTTGACAGTAACAGCAATCCGGCCGTGACGGTCGCTCCTGTATCAGGGAGTAGCCCATTCTCCGGCGATGTTACCTTCCAGGCCGTGGCAACGGGCACAATTACCCGCCTGGAGTTCCGGCTGGATGGGGTTTTGCGTGCAGTCTTTCCCAACGCTTCCGCTCGCTGGACTGTGGACACCGCCACCCTAACCAACGGTTCTCACCTGCTTCAGGTTCGGGCCTACGATAGCGAAGGCAACCTAGGTGTAGCGGAGTATTCATTCACGACGCAAAACGACGGTCAGGACCCCCTTTTTGTCCCCGATATTCCCCGGCATCTGCCCCACATCCGCGTCGCCCAGCTCGCTTACAGCGGCAACCCGATGGGCAGCGTGGAACAACAGCTCCTGCAAACCTCTGTGGACCTCGTAGTCCCGAACATTCGCTATTTGAGCCTGATCGATCGAATCGCTCCGGCTACACCTCAGTTGATCTACAGCAACGTCTCGAATTTGTACCAAGACCTGCTGACAGACTGGCTCAGTTATGCGGATCGTATGGGAGTGTCGCGTGAGCTGGCCTTCTACCATGTGACCCGTGCGACGCCGTTCCGCGGTTCCAGTCCAGCTTCACAGCCGGTGACCTGGTTCTGGTCCGCCGTGCAAACGACTCCCGCGGGTAACAACATTCCGGTCACGACAGCAGCCCGCGGAGGGGGAAGCG includes these proteins:
- a CDS encoding Ig-like domain-containing protein, with product MRQTPPALLRLECLESREVPAGMVETFDSTAPPLLPDNWSSSNEPAASFRTANSAGINGSIGLLSSASSSRSGGWTGPLLTLPADTAVAASVLASTLVPVYVFVRGTNMDSATPSYLAVSVTRGLNVEVLEVIDGQATVLGKVSNTPAAYLSNRWVQVWLRPQGTTLQVQVVRLDTGQYLTAQGTWSNTETSALTVTTRWCPKTGSIGIGRLPRYTGDVAIDDFLWQIPQPPGVFENFDRVPEGALPEGWQPVVTGAARSWAVTSARAASLPRALASEGGSTTAAAIGPDINWPADVAASALIYADSLIPARVFIRGSGWNSSTPTYYAAQLRRGVEVSLIRVAQGQEVVLGTLRSQQWLSHQWVRLQVSAIGDRLRVAVIREDTQQWLSADGSWSDTPDFALEIRDGTLPSGGQAGLIRAAAYAGTLVFDDFRAHALDSNSNPAVTVAPVSGSSPFSGDVTFQAVATGTITRLEFRLDGVLRAVFPNASARWTVDTATLTNGSHLLQVRAYDSEGNLGVAEYSFTTQNDGQDPLFVPDIPRHLPHIRVAQLAYSGNPMGSVEQQLLQTSVDLVVPNIRYLSLIDRIAPATPQLIYSNVSNLYQDLLTDWLSYADRMGVSRELAFYHVTRATPFRGSSPASQPVTWFWSAVQTTPAGNNIPVTTAARGGGSGVRLGGAGTTTALGYPDPFREINLTLQKAAESGWSGVWEYAATVNAQGQVVSWKPLPLLADTTAGQRQNGRLTFDPPRDWQPASLSGGPRLYYVRFRVTAGTSEAQAIWQSALGRDYVQANGGTSGVIPAFDASADRDGDGYLNDTEYARRRPGYEARFVYETRLFYPYYGQMRFVTNPSDVAVRRWAADYHLRLLQANPLADGLFLDNATGRVPFSGISVQEATAAFDIDSAALVAAISRAIAPKWVMLNTAGGGYDAVPLTTAAAASFEEFLLRPLQTNWTQVLDVADLVSARLAPGRSAYLVLDSHPGATSPTDPRTQLATLAYYYLLADPQRTFLMFFGGYNPSSSWSEHWSPAAAVDVGQPLGSMRLFASGNDPANPRLGYRIYARDYSKALVLYKPLSYTLGVGNGTTDDATATTHSLGGTFRRLQADGTLGPPITTITLRNGEGAILMRN